From the Corticium candelabrum chromosome 2, ooCorCand1.1, whole genome shotgun sequence genome, one window contains:
- the LOC134176335 gene encoding zinc finger MYM-type protein 1-like: MQNEMLKVMALSVLREIGASIQSAPFFTVKVDETTDVSNMEQVVVCLRWFCDTFKVYKEFVGIHDVALTRAETIYAAITDMLLRMNLSVSKVRGHCYDGTATMSGVKSGVVGRLCAAEPRAVYTHCYGHSLNLAFSDIIKRCKIMQNALDTTHEITKLITKLPTPEAVIKELKEEMHTLPPRICILCPKRWTIRAESLKSILDNYSVLLELWAKSLDYVKDTEMKARIQGVASQMMNFDYFLGISLRLLILQQTDNLCRAMQKVDMSAAEGPDVTGMTVSTPRSMRNDAVFDQFGRRLQASAANLDVNKSVLPRRRKTSRRLDDGSAPIVHATVEDHYRVIYFEALDLITSCIENRFDQPGEDLQQRCAAGQLEQMYQVTKLLKLLLVMPATNAESERSYSALRLLKSYLRSTMSQRRLNHLILLKVHKSHVDSLNLVEVANDFITGHDHRKYVFGTKFEESDFEF, encoded by the exons ATGCAGAACGAGATGTTGAAAGTGATGGCTTTGAGTGTTTTGCGAGAGATTGGTGCATCAATTCAGAGTGCACCATTCTTCACTGTAAAGGTTGATGAAACAACAGATGTTTCTAACATGGAGCAGGTTGTAGTGTGTCTTAGGTGGTTTTGTGACACGTTCAAAGTTTATAAGGAGTTCGTTGGAATACATGATGTAGCATTGACTAGAGCTGAGACCATCTACGCTGCTATAACTGATATGCTTTTGCGGATGAATCTTTCTGTTTCAAAGGTGCGTGGCCATTGCTATGATGGGACTGCTACTATGTCTGGTGTGAAATCTGGTGTGGTGGGGCGTTTGTGTGCAGCTGAGCCCAGAGCTGTTTATACCCACTGTTATGGTCATTCGCTAAACTTGGCCTTTTCTGATATCATCAAGAGGTGCAAAATAATGCAGAATGCGTTAGATACCACACATGAGATCACAAAACTGATTACGAAATTACCTACTCCTGAAGCTGTCATTAAGGAACTTAAGGAAGAAATGCACACTTTGCCTCCAAgaatttgtattttatgtcCAAAAAGGTGGACTATCCGTGCCGAATCTTTGAAGAGCATTCTTGATAATTATAGTGTTCTTTTGGAGCTTTGGGCTAAGTCATTGGATTATGTCAAGGATACAGAAATGAAAGCACGAATTCAAGGTGTTGCTTCTCAGATGATGAACTTTGACTACTTTCTTGGCATCTCATTGCGTTTACTAATCttacaacaaactgacaacctCTGCAGAGCAATGCAGAAGGTAGATATGTCAGCAGCAGAAGGTCCAGATGTTACAGGCATGACTGTTTCCACCCCGAGGTCAATGCGCAATGATGCCGTCTTTGATCAGTTTGGCAGAAGACTACAGGCTTCAGCTGCAAATCTTGATGTTAACAAGTCTGTCCTACCTCGACGTCGCAAGACTTCTCGTCGCCTTGATGATGGTTCCGCGCCTATCGTACATGCGACAGTGGAGGACCACTATCGTGTCATCTATTTTGAGGCACTGGACCTCATTACTTCTTGCATTGAGAATCGTTTTGACCAGCCAGGCGAAGACCTACAACAAA GATGCGCCGCAGGCCAATTGGAGCAGATGTATCAAGTCACCAAATTATTAAAGCTATTGCTTGTGATGCCAGCTACAAATGCAGAAAGTGAAAGGTCATACAGCGCCCTTCGACTACTAAAGTCTTACCTACGCTCAACGATGTCTCAGCGGCGTCTGAACCACTTGATCCTCTTAAAAGTGCACAAGAGCCATGTTGACAGCCTTAATCTTGTGGAAGTGGCAAATGACTTCATTACTGGTCATGACCATAGAAAATATGTGTTTGGTACAAAGTTCGAAGAATCTGATTTTGAATTTTAA
- the LOC134176336 gene encoding complement receptor type 2-like, producing the protein MKWNVILFLCLTTTSLFLLQRSEGNEIFLHTASATLSPNALIYRNERAEASNAIDGDNREGSSGRSFDGLMKCAVTATGRDTLKYLKIEMTRQEDISYVKLYLRDGLNSRRQQNGLTVSVSNSSNIDSATRCSDKVYDASTHGQSPVFVCMNQARYIWVVLRNSRWHLQVCEVRAYTGPMNLTAPGLTSLSDGPFTFHGLTASAANVVDGKSSIGQSKGSGFRFCAVNNYRKNDKLQFLRISLYQRQPILSVRLHLRDPPKGFRPTRYYSRLGIVNVGVGNSSDVNDVRRQCGSSYQASQGQSPIFICYATGSYVWLTVRANFFLEVCEVEVYADVHCITPKSLVNGKYSITNDSVGGFLSVECNQGYKPTSSKPITCESSGNWSQPFPTCKVSGCNKYDNPKNGNALASTDEFGEIIHVAYTCDKGYHLIGNETRECDHGSLTGDPPICQAVSCGLPPTVKNGNYSGNVFSYGNTVEYTCKKGYHLKGPKVITCQSNKTWNITKNLKCELYCERPVIPHPGRITNISPDITEFPLYTTLKYGCETGYLLANNSGKYSTCRSNGSWSLERPACHGW; encoded by the exons ATGAAGTGGAATGTGATTCTTTTCTTATGTCTGACTACGACGAGTTTATTTCTTCTTCAACGTTCTGAAG GAAATGAAATATTTCTACATACTGCTTCAGCTACGCTTTCTCCAAATGCTCTCATTTATCGAAATGAACGGGCTGAAGCGTCCAATGCGATTGACGGAGACAACAGAGAGGGAAGTAGCGGCAGGTCGTTTGACGGTCTTATGAAATGTGCAGTTACAGCTACGGGCCGAGACACATTGAAGTAcctaaaaatagaaatgacACGACAGGAGGACATTTCATACGTAAAATTATATCTGAGAGACGGTTTGAACAGCCGAAGGCAACAGAATGGACTTACGGTCAGTGTCAGCAACAGCTCCAACATCGATTCTGCTACACGTTGTAGCGATAAAGTGTACGATGCTTCTACGCACGGGCAATCGccagtgtttgtttgcatgaatCAAGCACGCTACATTTGGGTCGTATTACGAAACAGTCGATGGCATCTTCAAGTTTGCGAAGTTCGAGCATACACTG GTCCTATGAATTTGACTGCTCCTGGACTTACGTCGTTGTCAGACGGACCATTTACTTTTCATGGTTTGACGGCAAGCGCTGCTAATGTTGTAGATGGCAAATCATCGATCGGCCAATCAAAAGGATCTGGTTTTAGGTTCTGCGCTGTCAATAATTACAGAAAAAACGACAAACTACAGTTTCTTCGCATTTCTCTCTATCAAAGACAACCGATTCTTTCTGTTCGTTTGCATTTGAGAGACCCACCAAAAGGTTTTAGACCAACTCGCTATTACAGCAGACTCGGCATCGTAAATGTTGGCGTTGGTAACTCCAGCGATGTGAACGATGTACGACGACAGTGCGGGTCATCATATCAAGCAAGCCAAGGACAATCACCAATCTTTATCTGCTACGCTACTGGAAGTTACGTCTGGTTGACTGTAAGAGCAAATTTTTTTCTTGAAGTCTGTGAAGTGGAAGTTTACGCAG ATGTTCACTGCATTACTCCTAAATCTCTTGTCAATGGCAAATACAGCATCACGAATGACTCCGTGGGTGGGTTTTTGTCAGTGGAATGCAATCAAGGGTATAAACCCACATCCTCTAAACCGATTACATGTGAGAGCAGTGGAAATTGGAGTCAGCCGTTTCCGACGTGCAAAG TATCTGGTTGTAATAAATATGACAATCCAAAGAACGGGAATGCTTTGGCGTCTACTGATGAATTTGGAGAAATAATACACGTAGCATATACTTGCGACAAAGGCTACCATCTCATTGGAAACGAAACTCGAGAATGTGATCATGGAAGTTTGACCGGAGATCCTCCAATATGTCAGG CAGTGAGTTGCGGATTACCGCCCACTGTGAAGAACGGAAATTATTCTGGAAATGTGTTTTCTTACGGAAACACTGTTGAATACACATGCAAAAAGGGCTATCATTTGAAGGGTCCTAAAGTCATCACATGCCAGAGTAACAAAACGTGGAATATAACAAAGAATTTGAAGTGTGAAC TGTACTGTGAAAGACCTGTAATTCCTCATCCTGGACGAATCACCAACATTTCACCTGACATTACTGAATTTCCGTTGTACACAACTTTGAAATACGGCTGTGAAACAGGATACCTACTTGCAAATAATTCAGGAAAGTACAGTACCTGTCGATCTAACGGGTCGTGGTCATTGGAACGTCCAGCATGTCACGGTTGGTAG
- the LOC134198170 gene encoding coagulation factor X-like encodes MNGYLEFSDNNGALDVDSTLTYYCDQGYQLSDEKQKTRRCQGNRKWSGTAPTCTQIRCPDISKETIEDGSILNHNRLLGSIAVYECNRGYRIAGDKTRVCQSDGKWSGNPPVCQDFSCSECHEEADCIQNEQCMCKPGYIGDGKYCCKEDLTDRVAIRNEATFLNCDGNCNMPFQHVVWYHNTVPVNISSSRIGVAKNGMLLYINKVSKNDAGEYVCVINNGKAVFRRYGNLQVTEDMFGCQQNSRCSSDCGRSCARKPFVARGDVTYAGQFPWQAMLCPATHAQHCGGVLVSDNCIVTAAHCFYLGGVFTTNVSVCVGRQCGNCSEVDVEGNPQCFKPNSTVIHPNFSRSTLDNDIAIIRLPKAVSCHCNSVFPVCLPNEKRDGSYLRAGMEGIVTGWGRVNSSLSRSTCLRKGDVRLASRNICSRRHPDYLITNSMMCGTDYNGACEGDSGGPLVIKNEEYGRRFVLAGIVSWGKGCGQVNGLGVYTKVLTHVNWIKQMCGMNS; translated from the exons ATGAATGGATACCTTGAATTTAGTGACAATAATGGAGCGCTTGACGTTGACAGCACATTGACGTATTATTGTGATCAAGGTTATCAGTTATCTGACgaaaaacagaaaacaagaagATGCCAAGGAAACAGAAAATGGTCAGGAACTGCACCAACCTGCACTC AAATACGATGCCCAGATATTTCTAAAGAAACAATCGAAGATGGCAGCATTCTAAATCATAATAGACTGCTTGGCTCTATTGCTGTGTACGAATGCAACAGAGGATACCGCATTGCTGGAGACAAAACAAGAGTATGTCAATCAGATGGGAAATGGTCGGGGAATCCTCCTGTATGTCAAG ATTTTAGTTGCTCTGAATGTCATGAAGAAGCAGATTGCATTCAAAACGAGCAATGCATGTGCAAACCAGGATACATTGGCGACGGAAAATATTGTTGCAAAGAAG atCTGACGGATAGAGTTGCAATTAGAAATGAAGCCACGTTTCTAAATTGCGACGGCAATTGCAACATGCCATTTCAACACGTTGTGTGGTACCACAATACTGTGCCAGTCAATATTTCTAGTAGTCGAATTGGAGTAGCCAAGAATGGAATGTTACTTTACATAAACAAAGTATCGAAAAATGACGCAGGAGAATACGTATGCGTTATCAACAACGGTAAGGCTGTGTTTAGAAGATATGGAAATCTGCAGGTGACTGAAGATATGTTTGGATGTCAGCAAAACTCTAGATGTT CATCTGATTGTGGACGGAGTTGTGCAAGAAAGCCGTTTGTGGCAAGAGGAGATGTAACTTATGCCGGACAATTTCCATGGCAAGCGATGCTTTGTCCTGCTACTCATGCCCAACATTGTGGAGGTGTTCTTGTATCAGACAATTGCATTGTAACGGCAGCTCATTGCTTTTATCTTGGAGGGGTGTTTACTACAAACGTCAGCGTATGTGTTGGCCGTCAATGTGGAAACTGCTCTGAAGTCGATGTTGAAGGAAATCCACAATGTTTTAAGCCCAATTCGACAGTTATTCATCCCAATTTTAGCAGAAGTACGCTAGACAATGACATTGCCATTATTAGACTACCAAAAGCGGTTTCGTGTCACTGCAACAGTGTCtttcctgtttgtttgcctaaTGAGAAGAGAGACGGATCTTACCTTCGAGCTGGAATGGAAGGCATCGTCACTGGGTGGGGAAGAGTAAATTCTTCACTTAGTAGATCAACGTGCTTGCGTAAAGGCGACGTGAGACTTGCTTCTCGAAATATTTGTTCCAGAAGGCATCCAGATTATCTAATAACGAACAGTATGATGTGTGGAACTGATTACAACGGCGCATGCGAAGGAGACAGTGGTGGTCCGCTTGTGATTAAAAACGAAGAGTACGGACGTCGTTTTGTGTTGGCGGGTATAGTGAGCTGGGGAAAAGGATGTGGCCAGGTGAACGGTTTAGGAGTTTACACTAAAGTCTTGACTCATGTGAATTGGATAAAGCAGATGTGTGGCATGAACTCTTAG